The segment CTCAGCTTCAGCTCACCTCTCTCTACTATGCCCAGGAGATGAGGAAGCAGCCAAACCCGCAGCATGATGCAAATACGGCAGGGCTTCTTGACGAGCTTCTGGCAGATTTCAAAAAGGGCAAATTTATTATGGCAGTGCAGAAGGAGGAGAAGGGCGTTCCGCTGGCAAAGATGAAGGACGGAAACCTGTATCAGCCGGTTTTTACGGATGCACTGGAATTCCAGAAATTCAACAGGGAAAACAAATTCCGCCCGATTGCCGTTCCGGCCGAGAAGCTGGCTTCACTTCTGGTTCCGGATGCCAAGGGCGTTGTGCTGAATATTATGAGTATTAACCTGCCGTTTACCATTAACAGAACGCCGGCAGGAGCAGGACCAAAGGCTTCTGAGGGACAGGTGGAGGCAGGTCAGGTGGAGACTGCCCCGACAGAGGGAGAAGAGCCCACAATGGCATAGAGGAATTTCTGAGCCCGGATGAAAGGACGCAGGCGGAATATTATTCCGCCTGCTTTTTCTTGCGCCAAAAAGCCCGCCTGCTGGCTGTGAGCGCGGCATTTTTTAACACATCTTCAGGCACATTTCTTTGTGCTGCAGACCTGCTGGATGCAGAGTAGATCCGTATATCGCGGGCCTGTTTGCGAAGGAGGAGGCCAGAGGAAGGAGAACCGGGAGAAAATCTCTGTGCAGGGCAGAGAACAGGAAAAAAGGCTTTCTCTCCGTATGTGCAGGGACAATCGAAAGGCATGGCTGTTTTGCCGCTGAAAAGGATTTTCAGAAGAAAGGGATCCTGTCTCTCCGGACATGGGAGAGGCAGAAAGGCTGATGACATGGGGCAGACAGAAAACAGAGGAATGTAAAAAATAGATCAGGGATTGTATAGAAAATAAAAAATGTAAGTGTTGTTCTTATAAAATGTAAAACGAAGATAAAAAGATAGTTAAAAAACAAGATTTCTCTTGAATTTTTAGAATTTTAAGGTAGAATTAGCTTTGTTTGGAGAAAAATTTAAAAACAAAGCAGAGAAGGAACGGAAGACAGGCTGAAAGCAAACGGAAGCCAAACATGCGGCTGAACATTCGGCCTGACGGATCCGCTGATTCCTCAGTATGGAAATTTTAAAAATTCACAGGAGAACAGAGATGAGAAACTACAAATTACTTACGCCAGGTCCTCTCACCACTACGGACACGGTAAAACAGGTGATGATGTTTGATCACTGTACATGGGATGACGATTATAAGCAGATCACTCAGAAAATTCGCAGAGAGCTTCTGGAACTGGCTCATGTCACCGAGGAAGAGTATACGGCAGTGCTGATGCAGGGTTCAGGAACCTTTGGAGTGGAGAGCGTACTCAGCAGCGTAGTGCCGCAGGATGGAACAGTGCTTTTGCTGAGCAACGGCGCTTACGGTGAGAGAGCCGCTAAAATATGCGAATATCACCATATTTCCTGTATTCACATAACGCAGGCTTACGACAAGACACCAGATGCAGGAAAAGCAGAGGAGGCCTTAAAGAACCACCCTGAAATTACCCATGTGATGATGATTCACAGTGAGACCACCAGCGGAATTTTGAATGATATTGCGACCATCGGCGGGCTGGCTCATACTTATGGAAAGGTCTTTATTGTGGATGCGATGTCCAGCTTTGCAGGTGTTGACATTCCGGTTCGGGACTGGCACATTGATTTTCTCGTAAGCTCCGCCAATAAGTGTATCCAGGGAGTTCCGGGATTTTCCTTTATTATCGCCAACAGAAAATTGCTGATGGAGTCTAAGGGGTGCGCGAGAAGCCTTTCTCTTGACCTCTACGATCAGTGGGCAGGCATGGAACAGGACGGAAAATGGCGCTACACATCCCCGACCCACGTAGTTCTCGCCTTTGATCAGGCCATAAAGGAGCTTAAAAACGAGGGAGGCATCGAGGCAAGGCATGCCCGCTACCAGAAAAATATGGATACCCTTGTGGAAAACTTTGAAAAGCTGGGCTTTAAGCTCTATGTGGACAAGGCATGGCAGGGGCCGATTATTGCCACCTTCCTGTACCCGGAGGGAAGAAAATTCGACTTCCAGGATATGTACCACTACATCAAGGAGAGGGGATATGCAATCTATCCCGGAAAACTGACGGATGCAGATACCTTCCGGATTGGCGTGATCGGGGAGATCTATGAGGAGGATATCCAGAAGCTGACAGAGATCATGCAGGAGTACATGGAGAAGACTGAACAGCAGTAAAACCATAGGAAAACAAAAGCTACCACGGAAACGGCAGCAGGTCTGCCGGCTGTCCCAGGACAGCAGGATGGGCGGCTGAACGGAAATGAACAGGAAATTTGAGGAAGAAAAGGCAGAGAAAATAATATCTGCCGGGAGGACAGGAATGAAAATAGAGGGTGTTATTTTTGACTGGGCCGGCACGACAGTAGACTATGGATGCTTTGCACCGGTCAGGGCATTTATGGAGATTTTCAGGGAATATGGGATTGATGCGACCATGGAAGAGACCAGGAAGCCCATGGGGATGCTGAAATGGGATCACATTAAAACCATGCTGTCTATGGACCGGATTCACAGTGAGTGGGTGAAGGTTCACGGACGGGAGTGGACGGACCGGGATGTGGACGAGATGCACGAGAAATTTTCGGAGAAACTGCTGGGGATTCTCCACGGATATGCAGAAGTAAAGCCTTATGTTCTGGAAGCAGTACGACAGCTGAGAGACAGGGGAATAAAAATCGGATCCACAACGGGATATACGGATCAGATGATGGAGATTGTAGTTCCAAAGGCAGCAGAAAACGGATATGAGCCGGATTTCTGGATCTCCCCGAACAGCGTGGGCAATATGGGGCGTCCTTATCCGTATATGATCTTTGAAAACATGAGACAGCTTGGACTTAGGAATGTGCATACCGTTATGAAGGTGGGAGATACCATTTCAGATATTCAGGAGGGAGTAAATGCAGGCGTGATCTCTGTGGGAGTCTTGGAGGGAAGTTCCGAGATGGGACTGACGGAACAGGAGTACGAGGCCCTTTCTGAAGCTGGCAAAAAAGCGGCTAAGGAGAGGCTGACCCAGAGCTACCGGGAGGCAGGGGCAGACTATGTCATTGACCATATGGGCTGCCTGTGCGATCTCATCGACGAGATTGAGGGACAGTCTGTCTAAAGAAGATACAAGAACATTTCGGAACAGGCGGACAGAGTTTTTGAAACAGCGTCTGGACTTCAAATGAAATTTTGGCAATTTTTTGATAAGATTTGTTAAATTTTGATTGACAGAAGAGTCCTCCTGTGATATGATATATCTCGGCTCAGGGAGCCGGGAAGTGCTGTTGTAGCTCAGTAGGTAGAGCGTCGCATTGGTAGTGCGGAGGTCACGGGTTCGATTCCCGTCAGCAGCTTTTTTCTTTTGCCCTTGTAAATACTGGATTTTTCCTGTATTTACAAGGGTTTTTGCGTATCTGGCGAAATCGTATGAAAACCTCTCTGTTTCGCAGCGCGCCGCAGGCTGTCGGTCCCTCCTGCAGCGTTGAGGATACTGTCACAGGAGCGCTCTGCTCGGCATCTCAATATACTAAGGAAAAAAGAGAGGAAAAGCAGATGGATGTTACAACCTTGATGCAGTATATATCCTATGGACTGATCGCGATCGGCGTGATGGCCTTTTTAGTATCGGCAATCACCCAGGTAATTAAGAGCTGGCCGGGACTTTCCAAGCTGCCCACCTCGGCGGTGGTGCTTGTTCTGAGCCTGATTCTCTGTCCGGCAGTTCTGGTGGCGGCCATGGCTTGGCTGGACCAGCCTATTCAGTGGTATATGATATTTGCCAGTATTCTGGCAGCGTTTATCGTGGCCCTGGTATCTATGGATGGATGGGAGCGGCTGAAGGAGATCTGGGAGAGAACAGGCTATAAGGATAAAAAATAGGGAGCCCGTGAAAAAATAGGGACCTGCGAAGCAGAAAAGCTCCGGTGCAGAAACCGGAGCTTTTGTAAAGCATCTGGTAAGTGTTATCAGAATTTCTGGAAGTTTTCTACGTCCAGCACGAATACAGTAGCGCCTCCGACTTTCATGTTCATGGGAACTGTCATATTGACAGTTGGGCAGCAGTTTCCGGCCATGGTTGGTGGAGTGTATACAAGCTGCTCTCTCTGACCGGACATTTTTTTGATAATGGAAATGGCCTCGTCAACTCTGGCGTTGTCCACACCCAGCATCAGAGTGGTACTTTTCTTTTTCAAAAAACCGCCCATGGTGGAGAGTTTTGTAACGAAGAACGAGTTCTGGTTCAGCTCATAGACCAAATCGTCGGCATCTTCACTTCCGATAATCGCAATAATCATTTTCATATGCAGCACCTCCTGTTCATTACATTTTATTATTTTACCATTAAATCAAGAATATTGATATAAAAAACGAATAAAAATTTCATTTTTTTGTAAAAGTCTTTGAAAAGGAGTCAAAAATAGGAATTTTAGGACTGAAATCCGCATGATGTCTTTTGCATAAAGACATTTGATAACTATTCTTTATAGGAGAGATAACAAACAGATATGGATAAATACAGAGGGAGAATAGATTTTTTGCTGTCAGTCTGGTATGATGGAGCTGTTTGTGTCTGAAAGACAGGAGGACATAAGAGAAAAAGTTTTACATCAGGAGGAGAGCAGTATGAATCAGAACAGAAGCCAGTGGGCCAGCAATCTGGGCTTTATCCTGGCAGCGGCCGGCTCGGCCATAGGGCTGGGAAATATCTGGAAGTTTCCGGGAAAGGTGGGAGCTTACGGAGGCGGCGCCTTTATACTGTGCTATATTGCCATGGTAGCCCTGATAGGGTTTCCGGTTATGCTGGCTGAGCTGTCAATGGGAAGGGCGACACAGAAAAATGTGGTGGGAGCGTTTCACCAGTTAAACAGAAAATGGACGTTTGCAGGCGGAATCGGAATGGTGACGCTGTTTGTGATCCTTTCCTACTATGCAGTAGTAGGCGGATGGGTTATGAAGTATATTTTTGTTTATTTAATGGGAGCAGGCTTTGAAGAGGGGGCAGATGCCTATCAGACGTATTTTGTCAATTTCATCGAGAAGCCGGTGGAACCGCTCATATGGGGACTGCTGTTTCTTGTGATATGCATCTATGTGGTAGTCAGAGGTGTGTCGGCTGGAATAGAGAGGATGAGCAAAATCCTGATGCCGGTATTGTTTCTGATTTTAATTGCCTGCGTTGTGAGGGCTGTGACGCTTCCGGGCGCAGCGGATGGAGTTGCCTTTATGCTGACGGTCAACCCGGAGGATTTTAACAGGGATACTCTGGTCGGAGCCCTCGGACAGGCCTTTTTTTCACTGTCAGTGGGAATGGGGATTATGGTTACTTACGGTTCCTATGTGCCGAAGAAGGAAAATCTGGTTAAGAGTGCAGCCTGGATCTGTTTTCTGGATACCATGGTGGCAATCCTGTCAGCTTTTGCCATTATCCCAGTGGTATTTGTGACCCTGGGCGCAGAGGGACTTGGAATGGGCGGAGGCTTCGCTTTCATGGCGCTTCCGGAGGTGTTTGCGGGCTTCCCCGGCGGCGTTCTGTTTGGTCTGGCATTCTTCATCCTTCTGTTTCTGGCCGCTCTCACCAGTGCCATCAGCATTCTGGAAAGCTGCTGCGCTTTTATCACAGAAGAGTGGAAGGTCTCCAGGCTGAAGGCTGCCGTGGTTTGACTTTGCAGACGGACTGCAGATGCTGCCCATGAATGCGGTGATGGAGAAATTTACCGATAATCTGATGATTCCTGTGGGAGCCTTTTTCTTCTGTATTTTTACCGGATGGGTCTGGGGAATCGGAAAAGCAGAAGCAGAGATTGAGGCGGAGGGAAGCTGCCGGTTTGGCCTGAAAAGGCTTTGGGGCGCGATTGTAAAGTTTGTGGCTCCGGCCTTTATTCTTGTGATCTTGTATTTCACAGTGGGAAAAGGTCAGGGACTGTCATAGGAAATTCTCTGGAAGAGAAATCGGCAGAAGGAGTATCCGGCTGAGGAAAAGCCAGACAGAGAAAGAGCTGAAACGAAGCAGAAAATAAGAAAAAATGGAAGAGCGAAACCGGAATCATCAGGCATCGGTCTTCTGGCAGGAGGTAGAGCTTATGGTAGGAAAAAAGATTAAAAACATTGTGTTTGATATGGGAAAGGTGCTGCTGGACTATGATCCTCTTGGAGTGGCCAGACATTTCATGGCTGACCCTCAGGAGACAGAGCTGCTCAGAAAAAATGTGTTTGAATCGGAAGAGTGGCTTTTGCTGGACCGCGGCGCTATTTCAGAGGAAGAGGCTGTGGAGAGGATGAAAGGGCGCATGCCGGATGAACATATGAGAGATATGGCAGAACAGTGCATGGCACATTGGCACCAGTACAATATCAGCCCCAAGCCTGGAATGGAGGAGGTTGTCCGGGATCTGAAGAAAAAAGGTTACAGGACGTATATCTGCTCCAATATATCCCTTCGGTTTCGCGAATTTCGAAACGAGGTTCCCGGTATCGGGCTGATGGACGGCGTTCTCATTTCTGCCGAGGAGCATTGTCTGAAGCCAGAGAGGGAGATCTATGAAAGGCTGTTTGAAAAATTCGGGATACGGCCTGAGGAATCCTTCTTCATTGACGACCTGGAAGAAAATATTAGAGGTGCAGAAGCCTGCGGCATGGATGGATACTGCTATGCAGACGGGAATGTGGAAAGGCTGAGAGAACAGCTGGGAATATAAGAGAGAAAAATGGGGAAGCGGACAGCCAGTGGCTCCGGTTCCCCATTTTTAAACCTGTGTTTTCTTTCTTCCTTCTCTTCCGGAGAGATCCGTCTGCTAAAAGGACAGAACTCTGGCATGCAGCAGAGCGGCATCCTCAGGAGTGTGGGTGGACAGAAGGAGAGGTCGGCTGTTTCTGTATTTTTCGATAAAGCGGATAACCTGATGCTTGGTGTCCCCGTCAAGGCCGGAAAAGGGTTCGTCCATGATAAGGGCATCACAGTCGGAGAGCAGGGCGCGGGCCGCCGCCAGACGCCGCTTCATGCCTCCGCTCAGGGTGTGGGCAGGGCGGCCGAGACACTCAGCTGGAAGAATCTCACAGAGTGCAGAAGCAATCTGCTTTTTTTGTTCTGCCTTCGGGCCCGGAGCCATGACAAGACGTACATTTTCAATGGGGGAGAGGTGCTCGATGAGGCGGTTTTCCTGGAAGACGGCTCCCAGCCGCGCCGGCACAGAGATTCTTCCGCTGTCTGCCTCTTCAAGTCCCATGAGGATGCGAAACAGGGTGGTTTTGCCGGAGCCCGAGGGCCCCATCAGGCAGCAGATCTCCCCGACCTCCACAAAAAAAGAGAGATCGGAAAGCACAGAAAGCTCTCCGTAGGATTTAAAAAGCCCGCTTACAGAAATACAGTTTTCGCGCTGAGAGGCGTTTTCAGAATCGGCAGAGCCCTCACTGAATGGGAGCTGCCCGGGTAAGAGTTGCTTCACTGACATAAAATTTCCTGCTTTCCTAAAAGATATATGGTTTCTCAAGGCCTGTTCTCCCAGCCTATTTTCCCTGCATTTTCAGCAGACAGTTCATCAGCAGCAGAAACAGTCTTTCCAGGAGGGCTGTAACTGCGATGATGACAAGGGTCCACGCAAAGAGGTTCGCTGTCTCAAGGTATATTTTTGAGGTGTAGAGCTGCTCTCCGATGGAGAAGCTGGGGAGGCCGATTACCTCGGCGGCTACCCCGGATTTGATCCCCATGCCCAGGGCAAAACGGCAGCTTCCGGCCAGATAGGGAAGAAGGGCAGGAAGATAGATAGCGCGAAACTTCCTGAGGCCGGAAATGCGGAACACACAGGCCATTTCCAGAAGCTGCGCATCTGCCCCCGATAGGCCGGAGAGGGTGGACTCGTAAATCATGGGAAATACCACCATAAAGGAGATAAACACAGAAAGATTTTCCGAGCCAATCCAGATGAGAGCCAGAATGACAAAGGAGGCTACGGGGATGGATTTCATGAGCAGGACTGCAGGGGCCAGGAATTCCTTCAGGACAGGCAGGAAAAAAGAGGCGGTGCCGGCAATGGCAGCCAGAAAAAAAGCCAGCAGAAAGCCTGCCGTAATCCGGAGAACGGAAAAGCTCAAAGAGAGCCAGAATTCTTCCGTGGGAAGCTGGAGGAAAAGCGCCCGCACCACATCAAGAGGCCCTACAAATATGATGGAATTTTCTATAAGGACCGCGGCTGCCTGCCACAGCGAGATCCAGAATAAGATGACAGCGGCACGGCGAAGTCTGGGCCTTCCCGTTTCGCTGCGGCCAGAAAAAGTCACCGCGTTCACCTCCCGCTTACTGGGCCAGATAGTAGAAATCATCGCCTGGAAGCGCGCCGCCTACAGATTTTGGATCCTGCTCAAAGAGAACCTCCAGATAACCGGACAGGGCGGATTTCATCTCCTCGCCCTCAATATACACAATACTGCAGTAGGGAAGGGCTTTTTTGGCCACAGGCTCTTTCTCGATGATACCCTCCTTGACGACGAGGGCTGCCGTTTCATCAGGCTCCGACAAAGCCAGTGCGGCAGATTCCTCGTGGGCATCCAGAAATTCTGCGACAGCCTCCGAGTTTGTCTCAATCAGACTGTCGCTCACCACAGTGACCCCTGTCACCAGCCGGCTGCCGCCCTCACCCTGGACCTTATCCCACTCTGAGGTCATGTCAAAGACGAGCCTCAGAGCCTCGTTCTGGCTCATGGCAACCGTGGCAAACGGCTGAGGAAGAAGGCCGACGGCGTCTGGATTTTCACTGAGGAGGGAGGCGATTTCGGTAGCCTCTGACTTGTATTCCAGCTTTACGTCGCCGGCATCAAAACCATTGGCAGCAGCCTGCTCTCTTAAGAGATACTGGAGAACATAGTCCGGGGTAGTTCCCTTTCCTGTAAGATAGACAGTCTTTCCGGCCAGATCAGCCCAGGAGGTGATAGAAGGATCGCCGGAAACCAGGTACAGGACGCCCAGGGTGTTGATATCAATAACCTGGATTTTGCCCTCCGTTTTATTGTAGAGAACACTGGCCGCGTTAGCCGGCAGCAGGGCAATGTCCAGCTCTCCGGATACCATGGAAGCCAAAAGCTCGTCAGCCGCGGCTGCCATAGTAAAGTCATAGGTTTCCGAAAGGCTCTCATCATTCATCATGTGGACAAGTCCCATGGAAGTCGGGCCTTTCAGGGAACCGACACGGATCAGGTCGCGGCTCTGTGAGACTTCCGTTTCCTGACTCTGTTCAGAGGAAGCCTCACTTACACTCTCAGCCTCTGTCTGGCCTGTGGTCTCTGAGACATTCCGGGAGCCTGATGCAGAGCAGCCGGCCAGAGCCGCCGTCATGGCCAGAGCCGCAGAGACGGAGACGAAACGTCTGGCAGCCCTGTTGCCTCCCCTGGAGTTGTCCGTAGTTAAATAATGAAGAAATCTTCTGCTTTTCATTTAATTTTCCTCTTTCTCTCATAAAGCCATAAATTAATAGAGTTATAATTATGAATTTTCGTTATCGGGCACAGCTAAAGGCAGCCTGTGCTGACTGTAAGTATACAGGAAATCGGAATAAATATCAATATTTCAGCCTGTCAGACACTGCAGGTTCTGAAAAAGCTGCGGTGGAAACTTGATTCTGCTCCCGAGGCTTCTGAAAAGCCGGGAAAAGCAGAGAAGAGTGGGTAAAGGACTGGAAAGACAGAAAAACACAACACAAGAGAAAGGTCAGAGCAGTCCAAAGTCAGAGGAAAATGTAGTTGACAGGGCAAGAGAAGAAAAATATAATTAACAATGTTAATTAAATGGCCTGGCGGAAATTGCCTTTCGTGAAGAGCAGAGACAGCAGTTTGCATCTTCAGATAAATCAGTCGGCAGTCGGCAGACAGAAAAGGGATTTATCCCGTTAATTAGAAAAACAGATTCCAGGAGGGAAGATTATGAAGGACGCAGGAGAACGCAATGTGGAAAGTCCGGATGGCCGCAGCGCTTCACCGGATTGGCGGGTGATGTGGAAATGGATGCAGCAGATTCACTGCTTTTCCAGAAATATGACAAAACAGCAGCAGAACAGGGAGTTAACGATGGGGGAGATGGAAGTACTTGCAGTGGTGAGTCTGGAGAGTGAGACAACACCTATGAGACTCAGCAGGGCAACTGGTATGAAGCTTGAAGCAGTCAGCCGAACGCTTCGCTCTCTGGAGGCGAAGGGGTGTATCAGGAGAAAAAAACTTCTGTCTGATGCCAGAAGTGTCCTGATTACTCTCACAGAGAGGGGGGAAGAGCTTCTGAAGAAGGACTGCGGTTTGTTTTTGGGACCTTTGTACCGACTTGAAAGAGAGATGGGGGAGAAAACCAGAGAGCTGCTGGCCCTGATTGAACAAGCCAACTGGCTTCTTTCGAAGGCAGAACAGGAAAGGGAGAAAAAACAGGCAGAAAGCAGTGAGAAGGGGGAGGAAAATGAGGTTTTATGATGCACTTCAGCTGGATCCGGCAGTACTGAAAGACAGGATTAAAAAAGCGCCTGACGGCAGGGAACGGCTCTGGTTTATGACCGCTCTTCTCGTGCGGGACGTGCTGCTTGTTGCCTTTGCTATTGTCTTTATTTTGTTTCTCACATCAGTGTTTGGACAGGAAAACAGCTCCATGGCTGTCATAATTTTCTGCATCCTGCTCAGCATTCGCTTTGTCAGTTTCGGATACAAGGCAAAGCATTCCGTGATCAATCTGGCAGCAGTCTTTGGAATTTTGACGGTCTCTCCGGTGTATGCCCAGCACCTAGGCCCTCTGGCAGGCTTTGCAGTTCATTTTATATCCCTTTCCCTGATTCTTGTGATTACGTGTGAATACCCTGAGATGGGGAACGGAGGACTTTATCTGTTTGGATATATCTTTCTGGCCGGAAATCCAGTCGAGGGCTCTGCTCTTGCCGGCCGTGCCATGATGGCACTTGTCGGTTTTGGATTATGCGGGGCGCTCTTGTTCTTCAGGCACCGTAAGAAGCATAAAAATGTATCATTTCTGCATGTCGTCGGCCGCATGAGCATTTACGATCCAAAATGTCAGTGGCAGCTTCGGCTGGCTCTTGGATTAAGTCTTTTGTTTCTGTTGAACAGAGCCCTGAATTTGAACAGATTTATGTGGGCAGGCTTTGCCTGCTCCTCCCTCCTTTCTTCTTATCCGGTCAATCTGAGGGGGAGACTGGCGGAAAGAGCAGGAGGAATTGTTCTGGGCTCCCTGCTGTTTGCTGCTGTTTACCGGCACATTCCGGAGTCTTTTTTGTTCATGGTAGGCCCTGCAGCCGGACTGTGCCTGGGGATTTGTTCCAGCTATTTTGCCAAGACTGTCTTAAATTGCTTTGGAGCTTTGCTTATGGCAGCCGGTACCTATGGCCTTTCAGCGGCGGTATCTGTCCGCATTGTAAACAATTTGTTGGGGATTGCCTTTGGCCTGCTGTTTTTCAAGGTGTATGAAAAGGCAGTCCGGGCAGTCTGCGCCCTGCTGGAACGCCTGAAAAAAAGAGAAGCTGACAGCATGCAGAGAGAAAATCAGGGACCGGCCGGGGAGGCCGGGTAAGAAGCTTTCTTCCCTGCCTCCCCCATTTTGTCAGAATTCTGATGATTTGGAACAGCCCTATGACGGCAGACGGTTCTTATCCTCTCCTGTCCGAAGTGAGAAGGGTCTGGATGGTATCTGGTGAAGGATTCCAGTTAAAGACATAGAGAGTGTGAATGCGCCCGGAGGTTATGCGCAGGGTGGAAGAGATAAGGGTATTTCCCGGGCGTTCAGAGCGGGAAATCCGAAGCGGATAGCTGCCGGAATTCAGGCTGCTGAAGGAAGTGGGCTGACCGAAGGAGACGGACTGGAAGGTAAGATTGCCCACGGATACGTTGAGATTTCCGCTGTACCAGGCCAGATTGCAGACTCGCAGGCATCCGCCGGGGAATGAAGCCGGGCAGGACGGATCCGGAATTGAGAGGATGTTAAGGCCGGCCGGTCCGTTTGTGAACGCAATCGTGGCCATTCCGCTGTCAATATAGATAGACTTTGAAGTGCTTATGTTCTGGGCTTCATCGACAGCCAGGAAGGTGTGGTAGCCGCGGGATATGCGTCTGTAGCCCGTCAGCTGAGCAAAATCCAGAGCAGTAGCGGCAAGCATCCCATCGATGTAAATGCGCAGAGAGTTGTAGCCCACAGCAGTATTCAGAAGGCGGATGGCTCCAGCTATCCAGGGATCCCCCCCACAGAACAGACAGGGATAGATGGGAATCTGACCTGTGGACGGGATGCTGGGAACAGTAGGGGTAGAGGGAATGGATGGTGTAGAAGGATACACTGGTGTCGAGGGTATGCTGGGCGTAGAAGGTGTCGAGGGTATGCTGGGCGTAGAAGGCGTAGATGGAGTCGAAGGTGTGGTGGGCTCTTCCGGTGTGACGGAGAAGCCAGGATCGATCTCTTCGTCAAACGGCGGAATGGACGAGCCGCCTGGCATAGAGAAGTCGGGATCGACTTCTTCCATTTCCTGAACTTTTAAGGATAAAGAATAGGGAACTTCTTTCATGGACAGAATCCTCCGATGATTTCTTATGTAACAGAATATTCACCGGAAGACCGAAAGGTGACGGGAGGGGGCAAAAAAAGAAAAACAGTAAGGAAACGTTTAAACAGGGGAACCGGCTGGGGGGAGAAAGCAGAAAAAACTGCCGGGCGGAGCGCTGCAGCTCCAGCCGGCAGTGGATCAGATCCTGTCAGATTTTTTTATCAGATGCGTTTCCCCTGTCCTGGCGGCTGTTCGTGTTTTCCTCCATCCGAAACAGCCGGATTACTCCGTTTTCATTGAGATAGCGCAGCAGGGACAGACAGATAGGGAAACCGAACAGGCCCAGAACACCGAAAAGCTGCGCGCCTACAAACATGCTGGACAGGGTGACAACCGGGTGAAGCCCAATCTGGGCGCCGACGATTTTTGGCTCGATGATATTTCTGACTACCGTGACAAAGAGGTAGACAAGAAGCAGGGCCAGAGCCATGGAAAAATTCATCTTGAGCGCCTCCAGAACGATCCAGGGGATCATAACGCCTCCGGTTCCCAGAACCGGAAGAATATCGAAGATAGCGATCAGGAAGGCGATGAAAATGGAATTTTCCACTCCCACCACAGTCAGCCCGATAGAGAGCTCCAGAAAGGTAATGCTCATAATCAGAGCATAGGAGCGGATACAGACAAACAGCGTTCCCACCACATATTCCTTAATGAGCAAAAATATCTCCCGCCTTTTCTCATCCAGCTGAAGCAGACAGAAACCGGTCAGCCGATCGTAGTCTGCAGAAATAAAAAAGGTGGAAATAATTAACAGCAAAAGGCTGATAAAAATTCCCGGCAGGGAGGAGGCCACACCGGACACATAGCCCATGGCAAGTCTGGAAAGGCTTGAAACCATCTGTCCGAGAGACTGGGAAAACTGAGTCATCAACTCCTCGAGGGCCGTTAAGAGCGCAGGATCCATGTGGAGAAAGGACTGTTCAATTCCGCTGTAGATATCGCTTAAAATCGGCTCCACATGGGCGGCGTAAAGGGCAGGAAGATTAAACAGAAAACCTTTTACAGCCGAAAATGCCTTGACGCTCATGAGAAAGATCAAAAGGCCGACCGTGCAGTAAAAAACCAGCACAGTGAGGACTGCCGCAGCCTTCTTTTTCATCCGCAGCCGCTTGGACAGAAAGCAGACCGGAGTGCGGAGAAGATAGGCGATGACAAACCCTGCCGCAAACGGAGCGACCATGGGAAGG is part of the Clostridium sp. M62/1 genome and harbors:
- a CDS encoding ATP-binding cassette domain-containing protein: MSVKQLLPGQLPFSEGSADSENASQRENCISVSGLFKSYGELSVLSDLSFFVEVGEICCLMGPSGSGKTTLFRILMGLEEADSGRISVPARLGAVFQENRLIEHLSPIENVRLVMAPGPKAEQKKQIASALCEILPAECLGRPAHTLSGGMKRRLAAARALLSDCDALIMDEPFSGLDGDTKHQVIRFIEKYRNSRPLLLSTHTPEDAALLHARVLSF
- a CDS encoding SseB family protein translates to MMSNEEKNTAVLEKKELLLKMRNVPELYVLMSVCTKQPYVVCDPETFDDEILMFFTEEEAREKGKALLEEKIPVSIVRVEEKQKLLFFTSLFTLGVNAILMANGGEETLLQLEELVRRKSQEEQPEGTVWIENPQLQLTSLYYAQEMRKQPNPQHDANTAGLLDELLADFKKGKFIMAVQKEEKGVPLAKMKDGNLYQPVFTDALEFQKFNRENKFRPIAVPAEKLASLLVPDAKGVVLNIMSINLPFTINRTPAGAGPKASEGQVEAGQVETAPTEGEEPTMA
- a CDS encoding HAD family hydrolase gives rise to the protein MVGKKIKNIVFDMGKVLLDYDPLGVARHFMADPQETELLRKNVFESEEWLLLDRGAISEEEAVERMKGRMPDEHMRDMAEQCMAHWHQYNISPKPGMEEVVRDLKKKGYRTYICSNISLRFREFRNEVPGIGLMDGVLISAEEHCLKPEREIYERLFEKFGIRPEESFFIDDLEENIRGAEACGMDGYCYADGNVERLREQLGI
- a CDS encoding sodium-dependent transporter, with product MNQNRSQWASNLGFILAAAGSAIGLGNIWKFPGKVGAYGGGAFILCYIAMVALIGFPVMLAELSMGRATQKNVVGAFHQLNRKWTFAGGIGMVTLFVILSYYAVVGGWVMKYIFVYLMGAGFEEGADAYQTYFVNFIEKPVEPLIWGLLFLVICIYVVVRGVSAGIERMSKILMPVLFLILIACVVRAVTLPGAADGVAFMLTVNPEDFNRDTLVGALGQAFFSLSVGMGIMVTYGSYVPKKENLVKSAAWICFLDTMVAILSAFAIIPVVFVTLGAEGLGMGGGFAFMALPEVFAGFPGGVLFGLAFFILLFLAALTSAISILESCCAFITEEWKVSRLKAAVV
- the phnW gene encoding 2-aminoethylphosphonate--pyruvate transaminase yields the protein MRNYKLLTPGPLTTTDTVKQVMMFDHCTWDDDYKQITQKIRRELLELAHVTEEEYTAVLMQGSGTFGVESVLSSVVPQDGTVLLLSNGAYGERAAKICEYHHISCIHITQAYDKTPDAGKAEEALKNHPEITHVMMIHSETTSGILNDIATIGGLAHTYGKVFIVDAMSSFAGVDIPVRDWHIDFLVSSANKCIQGVPGFSFIIANRKLLMESKGCARSLSLDLYDQWAGMEQDGKWRYTSPTHVVLAFDQAIKELKNEGGIEARHARYQKNMDTLVENFEKLGFKLYVDKAWQGPIIATFLYPEGRKFDFQDMYHYIKERGYAIYPGKLTDADTFRIGVIGEIYEEDIQKLTEIMQEYMEKTEQQ
- a CDS encoding sodium-dependent symporter family protein; translation: MNAVMEKFTDNLMIPVGAFFFCIFTGWVWGIGKAEAEIEAEGSCRFGLKRLWGAIVKFVAPAFILVILYFTVGKGQGLS
- a CDS encoding cyclic-di-AMP receptor translates to MKMIIAIIGSEDADDLVYELNQNSFFVTKLSTMGGFLKKKSTTLMLGVDNARVDEAISIIKKMSGQREQLVYTPPTMAGNCCPTVNMTVPMNMKVGGATVFVLDVENFQKF
- the phnX gene encoding phosphonoacetaldehyde hydrolase, translating into MKIEGVIFDWAGTTVDYGCFAPVRAFMEIFREYGIDATMEETRKPMGMLKWDHIKTMLSMDRIHSEWVKVHGREWTDRDVDEMHEKFSEKLLGILHGYAEVKPYVLEAVRQLRDRGIKIGSTTGYTDQMMEIVVPKAAENGYEPDFWISPNSVGNMGRPYPYMIFENMRQLGLRNVHTVMKVGDTISDIQEGVNAGVISVGVLEGSSEMGLTEQEYEALSEAGKKAAKERLTQSYREAGADYVIDHMGCLCDLIDEIEGQSV